Proteins from a genomic interval of Chanodichthys erythropterus isolate Z2021 chromosome 6, ASM2448905v1, whole genome shotgun sequence:
- the LOC137020945 gene encoding transcription factor HES-5-like, whose product MAPTYMTDYSKLSNKEKHKLRKPVVEKMRRDRINNCIEQLKSMLEKEFTQQDPNTKLEKADILEMTVVFLKQQLQPKTSAPQKAHLDGYSQCWRETMNFLSVNSKVDAVRQHLNHCQEAQRSAKDLMSPASHQPTKVKQEPCARSPLWRPW is encoded by the exons ATGGCTCCAACTTACATGACTGACTACTCCAAACTCTCCAACAAGGAGAAACATAAA TTAAGAAAACCTGTTGTGGAAAAGATGCGCAGAGATCGCATCAACAACTGCATCGAGCAGCTCAAATCCATGCTGGAGAAGGAATTCACCCAGCAGGATCCAAATACCAAGCTGGAGAAAGCCGACATCCTGGAGATGACGGTGGTCTTCCTGAAACAGCAGCTGCAGCCCAAGACTTCAGCTCCACAGAAAGCCCACTTGGACGGCTATTCCCAGTGCTGGAGGGAGACCATGAACTTCCTATCTGTCAACTCCAAGGTGGACGCTGTACGTCAGCATCTGAACCACTGCCAAGAAGCCCAGAGATCAGCTAAAGACCTCATGTCTCCAGCTTCCCATCAGCCCACCAAGGTGAAGCAGGAACCATGTGCTCGCAGTCCGCTCTGGAGACCCTGGTAG